In the Sarcophilus harrisii chromosome 1, mSarHar1.11, whole genome shotgun sequence genome, one interval contains:
- the ZBED3 gene encoding zinc finger BED domain-containing protein 3, with translation MEEGGCGAEPPRSGAEPPRSGAPAAHGRGARYSEAWEYFHLARARPGLPGGQCATCRLCGRRVSRGPGCGVGTAALWKHLRSAHRPELERSGPGRTCGPGRTCGPRAEAPPGAEGAWGRLAEQVGALALRASRRERELEERERAVQSRERLLELRRRALEQEEKELSEERQALQAERQALQAERQALQAERQALQAERQALRARLLLVSQRESALALAAAAAAPLAALGEEAREDRAQGCLLPRALF, from the coding sequence ATGGAGGAAGGCGGCTGCGGCGCGGAGCCCCCCAGAAGCGGCGCGGAGCCCCCCAGAAGCGGCGCCCCCGCAGCGCACGGCCGCGGGGCGCGGTACTCGGAGGCCTGGGAGTACTTCCACCTGGCGCGGGCCCGCCCGGGCCTCCCCGGCGGCCAGTGCGCCACGTGCCGGCTGTGCGGGAGGCGGGTCAGCCGGGGCCCGGGCTGCGGCGTGGGCACGGCGGCGCTGTGGAAGCACCTGAGGAGCGCGCACCGGCCGGAGCTGGAGCGGAGCGGGCCCGGACGCACCTGCGGGCCCGGACGCACCTGCGGGCCCCGCGCCGAGGCCCCGCCCGGCGCGGAGGGGGCCTGGGGCCGCCTGGCGGAGCAGGTGGGCGCGCTGGCGCTGCGGGCCAGCCGGCGGGAGAGGGAGCTGGAGGAGCGCGAGAGGGCCGTGCAGAGCAGAGAGCGGCTTCTGGAACTAAGGAGAAGGGCGCTGGAGCAGGAGGAGAAGGAGCTGTCGGAGGAGAGGCAGGCGCTGCAGGCCGAGAGGCAGGCGCTGCAGGCCGAGAGGCAGGCGCTGCAGGCCGAGAGGCAGGCGCTGCAGGCCGAGAGGCAGGCCCTGCGCGCGCGGCTCCTGCTGGTGAGCCAGCGGGAGAGCGCGCTGGCCctggccgccgccgccgccgcccctcTGGCCGCCCTCGGGGAGGAGGCGCGGGAGGACCGGGCCCAGGGCTGCTTGCTCCCCAGAGCCCTTTTCTAG